A region from the Melanotaenia boesemani isolate fMelBoe1 chromosome 11, fMelBoe1.pri, whole genome shotgun sequence genome encodes:
- the golga3 gene encoding golgin subfamily A member 3 isoform X2 gives MEMDTGQPEIAQMEANTYQDDQGIKSKEAETRFLECETQLKQGLENPQNTKEIHNGPVTSDVIPNGNGVVAGLNAAGDALRNGPLPPTAPPQSTSSPVNSQTQEPSQGVAAYPPMMLEDSEGASAEVTIHRGDALQSLRLSMPMQETELSNKKPSLEMENEEKIRLEARRRLEEQLKQYRVQRHKERSHRSNAKNRPFSTLDPELMLHPEALPRANAVAMTKEYSFLRTSVPRGPKLGSLGIPPAKERKSRSPRPSKIHSLADLKSPENEGGSGGGGGGMKMADNAGGSLQSTISTVSTLSEVSVVSECSTCETETQLSVSLQVSDNVSEIDGSESGARPGNDGNDSDSSSYSSVSTRGTYGMLSTAVERQRGPYTVEGKEIAPEAMGQFPSLQEVLQAASEEQHLLEMEQETEGTAEPRSRRDSFSSSVSLESSVMGHDDMLQVLKEKMRLEGQLESLSSEASQALKEKTELQAQLATVNAQLQAQKEDAQTSQEKQSALTTEVGTLRQNCSQLEKAMVELQGSLESKNASLTSLSNDLKVSEDQYNRLMVKVEELQNNVTSRDNTVQDLRNQMGGLQSQLQQVQLERSTLQSRLKTSQAEIDSLQQVRQWYQQQLALAQEARVRLQSEMANMQAGKMTQIGVVEHLKLENVTLSHQLTETQHRSIKEKERIAVQLQSIEADMLTQEAAYKQIQDAKTMVEDDLQHKLEEFEEERDRLIKLANTASTLERELEQVKFTLSQKDVQLQSLQKEHLELMRQLTTTQENLHTKEQSINQLEARYLELEAQLAELQTENSTKDDNIQYLQNEKIVLEVALQAARADKSQLDEGAERLGEDVLVASELLDQLRQEVQIKASQIETLQQENNSLKKQAQKLKEQFQQQKVMVEAYRRDAISKDQLISELKSTKKRLLVEVKDLKQELQGAQGEKQKAELEQARLQKEVARVQEQMNNMEAHLQAIQTERDQLETQIQSLQFDQNQLAAVTQENEGLRKQVEQMEGEAKKAISEQKVRMKRLGTDLTSAQKEMKAKHKAYENAVGILSRRLQEALTDKETAEAELVKLKAQVSDGGNSQVLQEKIEALQAELQAVTNSKTMLEKELQEVITLTSTELEEYQEKVLELEDELQESRCFKKRIRKLEDANKKLALELEHEKGKLTGLAQSHNALREHANILESALAKREADLVQLNLQVQAVLKRKEEEDQQMKQMVQTLQLALEKEKNKVKDLKEQVAAAKAEAAHNRRHYRAAMLELSEIKKDLQAKEDLVKALQSEAQKLQAQDDQHTQDVSRFQEELAEANAQLQILQKQLDEELAKQPLTNQEVEDLKWEVEQRQREIEAQKQQLEMMEQCHHRELDNLQTALQNIKVELESVQEELTSTRKDKFMLQAKVGELRNSMKTVLLQNQQLKQDLKQSRLKKRMELKSDGNPSNPMTPVKIPDCPVPASLLDELLKPSTSVNKEPLNNLHNCLRQLKEEMDSLQKQMEEHTVTVHESMSSWANAEEGLAQLGLQNNNSRSSTVVNNMVENNNEADQQQS, from the exons atggaaATGGATACTGGCCAACCAGAGATAGCACAGATGGAAGCCAATACTTATCAAGATGACCAAGGTATAAAATCCAAAGAGGCTGAAACCCGTTTTCTGGAATGTGAAACACAGTTGAAACAAGGGCTGGAGAATCCTCAAAATACAAAGGAAATTCACAATG GCCCTGTCACTTCAGATGTGATTCCAAATGGAAATGGAGTAGTAGCTGGCCTCAATGCTGCAGGGGACGCCCTCAGAAATGGGCCCCTGCCTCCAACAGCTCCTCCCCAGAGCACCAGCTCCCCTGTCAACTCGCAGACCCAAGAGCCTTCCCAAGGTGTGGCTGCTTATCCACCCATGATGCTAGAGGATTCTGAGGGGGCTAGTGCTGAGGTCACGATTCACAGGGGTGATGCTTTGCAGTCGCTCAGGCTCAGTATGCCTATGCAGGAAACTGAACTGT CCAACAAGAAGCCATCACTGGAGATGGAGAATGAGGAAAAGATTCGCTTGGAGGCTCGCCGCCGTCTGGAGGAGCAACTCAAGCAATACAGAGTGCAGCGACATAAGGAAAGG TCTCACCGCTCCAATGCTAAAAACAGACCATTCAGCACTCTAGATCCAGAACTTATGTTGCATCCCGAGGCACTACCCCGGGCTAATGCCGTTGCTATGACCAAGGAGTATTCTTTCCTGAGGACCAGTGTTCCGCGTGGCCCCAAGCTTGGTAGCTTGGGAATTCCCCCTGCCAAGGAGAGAAAGTCAAGGTCACCTCGCCCAAGTAAGATCCACTCCTTGGCTGATTTAAAATCTCCTGAGAATGAAGGTGGGAgtgggggaggaggaggtggcaTGAAGATGGCAGATAACGCTGGTGGCTCCCTCCAGTCCACCATCAGCACTGTGTCCACACTATCCGAGGTCAGTGTGGTGTCAGAGTGCAGCACTTGTGAGACAGAGACACAGCTCAGTGTTTCACTCCAAGTCAGTGACAATGTGTCAGAAATTGATGGCAGTGAATCAGGAGCAAGGCCAGGGAATGATGGCAATGATAGTGACAGCTCCTCGTATAGCAGCGTGTCCACCAGGGGAACCTATGGCATGCTCTCTACTGCAGTGGAAAGGCAACGGGGACCTTACACTGTGGAGGGGAAGGAAATTGCCCCTGAGGCCATGGGTCAGTTCCCCTCCCTACAGGAGGTGCTGCAGGCAGCCAGTGAGGAGCAGCACCTGCTGGAAATGGAGCAGGAGACAGAAGGAACAGCAGAGCCTCGCAGCCGCAGGGACAGTTTCTCCAgcag TGTTTCTCTGGAGAGTTCTGTGATGGGACACGACGACATGCTCCaggtgctgaaagagaaaatgagacTAGAGGGTCAGTTGGAATCTTTGTCTTCTGAGGCCAGTCAG GCTCTCAAGGAGAAGACAGAGCTTCAGGCCCAGCTTGCTACAGTGAATGCTCAGCTGCAGGCTCAAAAGGAGGACGCTCAAACCAGCCAGGAGAAGCAGAGTGCCCTCACTACGGAGGTTGGCACACTACGACAGAACTGCAGTCAGTTAGAGAAGGCCATGGTGGAGCTCCAGGGCAGTCTGGAGAGCAAAAATGCCAGCCTGACTTCTCTCAGCAATGATCTGAAGGTTTCTGAAGACCAATACAACAGACTGATGGTGAAGGTTGAGGAGTTGCAAAACAATGTAACTTCAAGGGACAATACTG TTCAAGATTTACGCAATCAGATGGGTGGCCTGCAGAGTCAGCTTCAGCAGGTGCAGCTGGAGCGCAGCACCTTACAGAGCCGGCTTAAGACTTCCCAGGCAGAGATTGACTCACTCCAGCAGGTCAGGCAGTGGtaccagcagcagctagcacTGGCCCAGGAGGCAAGAGTACGACTGCAAAGTGAAATGGCCAACATGCAG GCCGGAAAGATGACTCAGATTGGTGTTGTGGAACATCTGAAGCTGGAAAATGTGACACTTTCTCATCAACTTACAGAGACCCAACACCGCTCCATCAAAGAAAAAGAGCGCAttgctgtgcagctgcagagcaTTGAG GCTGACATGTTAACACAAGAGGCTGCTTATAAGCAGATCCAGGATGCAAAAACTATGGTGGAAGATGATCTACAGCACAAACTAGAGGAGTTTGAAGAGGAGAGAGATCGACTAATTAAACTAGCCAACACAGCCAGCACCCTGGAGAGGGAACTCGAGCAG GTGAAGTTTACCCTTTCCCAAAAGGATGTGCAGCTGCAGTCACTTCAGAAAGAACATCTGGAGCTGATGCGGCAGCTGACGACCACTCAGGAGAATCTTCATACCAAAGAACAGTCCATCAACCAGTTGGAGGCTCGGTACCTGGAACTTGAAGCCCAGCTGGCCGAACTGCAGACGGAGAACAGCACCAAGGATGATAACATCCAGTACCTCCAGAATGAGAAAATTGTCCTGGAGGTTGCACTTCAGGCAGCCCGAGCTGATAAGAGCCAACTTGACGAGGGTGCTGAGCGACTGGGAGAGGATGTTTTAGTGGCCTCAGAGTTATTGGATCAGCTCAGACAGGAAGTCCAAATCAAAGCCAGTCAG ATTGAAACCCTGCAACAAGAAAACAATTCCCTGAAGAAACAAGCtcagaaattaaaggaacagTTCCAGCAACAAAAA GTGATGGTGGAAGCATATCGCCGGGATGCCATCTCCAAGGACCAGTTAATCAGTGAGCTCAAGTCCACCAAAAAGCGTCTGTTGGTGGAGGTGAAAGACCTGAAGCAGGAGCTGCAAGGGGCTCAGGGTGAGAAGCAGAAGGCAGAGCTTGAGCAGGCTCGGTTGCAGAAGGAAGTGGCAAGAGTCCAGGAGCAAATGAATAACATGGAAGCCCATTTGCAAGCCATTCAGACAGAAAGGGACCAGCTAGAAACCCAGATTCAG TCTCTGCAGTTCGATCAGAACCAGCTGGCGGCCGTGACTCAAGAGAATGAGGGCCTGAGGAAGCAGGTGGAGCAAATGGAAGGAGAAGCCAAGAA GGCGATCTCAGAGCAGAAGGTGCGCATGAAGAGGCTGGGAACAGACTTGACCAGTGCTCAGAAGGAGATGAAAGCTAAACACAAGGCCTACGAAAATGCTGTGGGCATTTTGAGCAGAAGGCTCCAAGAGGCTCTGACTGACAAGGAGACAGCAGAAGCAGAGTTAGTCAAACTCAAGGCCCAGGTGTCAGATGGAGGAAACAGCCAAGTCTTACAG GAGAAGATTGAGGCTTTACAGGCTGAGCTGCAAGCCGTTACAAACAGCAAGACAATGTTAGAAAAGGAGCTGCAAGAAGTGATCACTCTCACTTCCACAGAGCTGGAGGAATATCAGGAGAAGGTTCTGGAGCTCGAGGATGAG cttCAAGAGTCTCGCTGCTTCAAGAAACGGATCAGGAAGTTAGAAGATGCCAACAAAAAGTTGGCACTTGAGTTGGAACACGAAAAAGGGAAACTGACTGGATTAGCACAGTCCCATAATGCATTGCGAGAACATGCTAATATTTTGGAATCTGCCTTGGCAAAAAGGGAGGCAGATCTTGTTCAGCTCAACTTGCAG GTTCAAGCTGTTCTGAAGcgtaaagaggaggaggaccaACAAATGAAACAGATGGTGCAAACTTTACAGCTCGctttggagaaagaaaaaaacaaagtcaaggACTTGAAAGAGCAG gtggcagcagcaaagGCAGAGGCAGCCCACAATAGAAGGCACTACAGGGCAGCCATGCTGGAGCTGTCAGAGATCAAGAAGGACTTGCAGGCCAAAGAGGACCTTGTCAAAGCGCTGCAGAGTGAAGCTCAGAAACTACA AGCTCAGGATGACCAGCACACTCAGGATGTTTCCAGGTTTCAAGAGGAGCTTGCTGAAGCTAATGCTCAGCTTCAGATCCTCCAGAAGCAACTCGATGAGGAGCTAGCTAAGCAGCCCCTCACCAACCAAGAG GTTGAAGACCTGAAATGGGAGGTGGAGCAGAGGCAGAGGGAGATTGAAGCtcagaagcagcagctggagatgatggaaCAATGCCACCACAGGGAGCTTGATAATTTACAGACAGCTCTGCAG AACATCAAGGTGGAGCTGGAGTCTGTGCAGGAGGAGCTGACCAGCACCAGGAAGGACAAATTTATGCTACAAGCCAAAGTGGGTGAACTGAGAAACAGCATGAAGACAGTCCTGCTGCAAAACCAGCAACTCAAACAAGATCTCAAACAGAGTCGCCTTAAAAAG cgcaTGGAGTTAAAGAGCGATGGGAACCCATCCAATCCAATGACGCCTGTTAAGATCCCAGACTGTCCAGTGCCTGCCTCTCTGCTGGATGAGTTATTGAAACCGTCAACGTCTGTCAATAAGGAACCTCTCAACAACCTGCACAACTGTCTGCGGCAGCTTAA GGAGGAGATGGACAGCCTCCAGAAACAGATGGAAGAACACACAGTAACAGTACATGAGTCAATGAGCTCATGGGCAAACGCAGAGGAGGGACTGGCTCAACTGGGGCTTCAAAACAACAACTCCAGATCGTCAACAGTGGTAAACAACATGGTGGAAAACAATAATGAAGCAGACCAGCAGCAATCATAA
- the golga3 gene encoding golgin subfamily A member 3 isoform X1, giving the protein MEMDTGQPEIAQMEANTYQDDQGIKSKEAETRFLECETQLKQGLENPQNTKEIHNGPVTSDVIPNGNGVVAGLNAAGDALRNGPLPPTAPPQSTSSPVNSQTQEPSQGVAAYPPMMLEDSEGASAEVTIHRGDALQSLRLSMPMQETELSNKKPSLEMENEEKIRLEARRRLEEQLKQYRVQRHKERSHRSNAKNRPFSTLDPELMLHPEALPRANAVAMTKEYSFLRTSVPRGPKLGSLGIPPAKERKSRSPRPSKIHSLADLKSPENEGGSGGGGGGMKMADNAGGSLQSTISTVSTLSEVSVVSECSTCETETQLSVSLQVSDNVSEIDGSESGARPGNDGNDSDSSSYSSVSTRGTYGMLSTAVERQRGPYTVEGKEIAPEAMGQFPSLQEVLQAASEEQHLLEMEQETEGTAEPRSRRDSFSSSVSLESSVMGHDDMLQVLKEKMRLEGQLESLSSEASQALKEKTELQAQLATVNAQLQAQKEDAQTSQEKQSALTTEVGTLRQNCSQLEKAMVELQGSLESKNASLTSLSNDLKVSEDQYNRLMVKVEELQNNVTSRDNTVQDLRNQMGGLQSQLQQVQLERSTLQSRLKTSQAEIDSLQQVRQWYQQQLALAQEARVRLQSEMANMQAGKMTQIGVVEHLKLENVTLSHQLTETQHRSIKEKERIAVQLQSIEADMLTQEAAYKQIQDAKTMVEDDLQHKLEEFEEERDRLIKLANTASTLERELEQVKFTLSQKDVQLQSLQKEHLELMRQLTTTQENLHTKEQSINQLEARYLELEAQLAELQTENSTKDDNIQYLQNEKIVLEVALQAARADKSQLDEGAERLGEDVLVASELLDQLRQEVQIKASQIETLQQENNSLKKQAQKLKEQFQQQKVMVEAYRRDAISKDQLISELKSTKKRLLVEVKDLKQELQGAQGEKQKAELEQARLQKEVARVQEQMNNMEAHLQAIQTERDQLETQIQSLQFDQNQLAAVTQENEGLRKQVEQMEGEAKKAISEQKVRMKRLGTDLTSAQKEMKAKHKAYENAVGILSRRLQEALTDKETAEAELVKLKAQVSDGGNSQVLQEKIEALQAELQAVTNSKTMLEKELQEVITLTSTELEEYQEKVLELEDELQESRCFKKRIRKLEDANKKLALELEHEKGKLTGLAQSHNALREHANILESALAKREADLVQLNLQVQAVLKRKEEEDQQMKQMVQTLQLALEKEKNKVKDLKEQVAAAKAEAAHNRRHYRAAMLELSEIKKDLQAKEDLVKALQSEAQKLQAQDDQHTQDVSRFQEELAEANAQLQILQKQLDEELAKQPLTNQEVEDLKWEVEQRQREIEAQKQQLEMMEQCHHRELDNLQTALQNIKVELESVQEELTSTRKDKFMLQAKVGELRNSMKTVLLQNQQLKQDLKQSRLKKQRMELKSDGNPSNPMTPVKIPDCPVPASLLDELLKPSTSVNKEPLNNLHNCLRQLKEEMDSLQKQMEEHTVTVHESMSSWANAEEGLAQLGLQNNNSRSSTVVNNMVENNNEADQQQS; this is encoded by the exons atggaaATGGATACTGGCCAACCAGAGATAGCACAGATGGAAGCCAATACTTATCAAGATGACCAAGGTATAAAATCCAAAGAGGCTGAAACCCGTTTTCTGGAATGTGAAACACAGTTGAAACAAGGGCTGGAGAATCCTCAAAATACAAAGGAAATTCACAATG GCCCTGTCACTTCAGATGTGATTCCAAATGGAAATGGAGTAGTAGCTGGCCTCAATGCTGCAGGGGACGCCCTCAGAAATGGGCCCCTGCCTCCAACAGCTCCTCCCCAGAGCACCAGCTCCCCTGTCAACTCGCAGACCCAAGAGCCTTCCCAAGGTGTGGCTGCTTATCCACCCATGATGCTAGAGGATTCTGAGGGGGCTAGTGCTGAGGTCACGATTCACAGGGGTGATGCTTTGCAGTCGCTCAGGCTCAGTATGCCTATGCAGGAAACTGAACTGT CCAACAAGAAGCCATCACTGGAGATGGAGAATGAGGAAAAGATTCGCTTGGAGGCTCGCCGCCGTCTGGAGGAGCAACTCAAGCAATACAGAGTGCAGCGACATAAGGAAAGG TCTCACCGCTCCAATGCTAAAAACAGACCATTCAGCACTCTAGATCCAGAACTTATGTTGCATCCCGAGGCACTACCCCGGGCTAATGCCGTTGCTATGACCAAGGAGTATTCTTTCCTGAGGACCAGTGTTCCGCGTGGCCCCAAGCTTGGTAGCTTGGGAATTCCCCCTGCCAAGGAGAGAAAGTCAAGGTCACCTCGCCCAAGTAAGATCCACTCCTTGGCTGATTTAAAATCTCCTGAGAATGAAGGTGGGAgtgggggaggaggaggtggcaTGAAGATGGCAGATAACGCTGGTGGCTCCCTCCAGTCCACCATCAGCACTGTGTCCACACTATCCGAGGTCAGTGTGGTGTCAGAGTGCAGCACTTGTGAGACAGAGACACAGCTCAGTGTTTCACTCCAAGTCAGTGACAATGTGTCAGAAATTGATGGCAGTGAATCAGGAGCAAGGCCAGGGAATGATGGCAATGATAGTGACAGCTCCTCGTATAGCAGCGTGTCCACCAGGGGAACCTATGGCATGCTCTCTACTGCAGTGGAAAGGCAACGGGGACCTTACACTGTGGAGGGGAAGGAAATTGCCCCTGAGGCCATGGGTCAGTTCCCCTCCCTACAGGAGGTGCTGCAGGCAGCCAGTGAGGAGCAGCACCTGCTGGAAATGGAGCAGGAGACAGAAGGAACAGCAGAGCCTCGCAGCCGCAGGGACAGTTTCTCCAgcag TGTTTCTCTGGAGAGTTCTGTGATGGGACACGACGACATGCTCCaggtgctgaaagagaaaatgagacTAGAGGGTCAGTTGGAATCTTTGTCTTCTGAGGCCAGTCAG GCTCTCAAGGAGAAGACAGAGCTTCAGGCCCAGCTTGCTACAGTGAATGCTCAGCTGCAGGCTCAAAAGGAGGACGCTCAAACCAGCCAGGAGAAGCAGAGTGCCCTCACTACGGAGGTTGGCACACTACGACAGAACTGCAGTCAGTTAGAGAAGGCCATGGTGGAGCTCCAGGGCAGTCTGGAGAGCAAAAATGCCAGCCTGACTTCTCTCAGCAATGATCTGAAGGTTTCTGAAGACCAATACAACAGACTGATGGTGAAGGTTGAGGAGTTGCAAAACAATGTAACTTCAAGGGACAATACTG TTCAAGATTTACGCAATCAGATGGGTGGCCTGCAGAGTCAGCTTCAGCAGGTGCAGCTGGAGCGCAGCACCTTACAGAGCCGGCTTAAGACTTCCCAGGCAGAGATTGACTCACTCCAGCAGGTCAGGCAGTGGtaccagcagcagctagcacTGGCCCAGGAGGCAAGAGTACGACTGCAAAGTGAAATGGCCAACATGCAG GCCGGAAAGATGACTCAGATTGGTGTTGTGGAACATCTGAAGCTGGAAAATGTGACACTTTCTCATCAACTTACAGAGACCCAACACCGCTCCATCAAAGAAAAAGAGCGCAttgctgtgcagctgcagagcaTTGAG GCTGACATGTTAACACAAGAGGCTGCTTATAAGCAGATCCAGGATGCAAAAACTATGGTGGAAGATGATCTACAGCACAAACTAGAGGAGTTTGAAGAGGAGAGAGATCGACTAATTAAACTAGCCAACACAGCCAGCACCCTGGAGAGGGAACTCGAGCAG GTGAAGTTTACCCTTTCCCAAAAGGATGTGCAGCTGCAGTCACTTCAGAAAGAACATCTGGAGCTGATGCGGCAGCTGACGACCACTCAGGAGAATCTTCATACCAAAGAACAGTCCATCAACCAGTTGGAGGCTCGGTACCTGGAACTTGAAGCCCAGCTGGCCGAACTGCAGACGGAGAACAGCACCAAGGATGATAACATCCAGTACCTCCAGAATGAGAAAATTGTCCTGGAGGTTGCACTTCAGGCAGCCCGAGCTGATAAGAGCCAACTTGACGAGGGTGCTGAGCGACTGGGAGAGGATGTTTTAGTGGCCTCAGAGTTATTGGATCAGCTCAGACAGGAAGTCCAAATCAAAGCCAGTCAG ATTGAAACCCTGCAACAAGAAAACAATTCCCTGAAGAAACAAGCtcagaaattaaaggaacagTTCCAGCAACAAAAA GTGATGGTGGAAGCATATCGCCGGGATGCCATCTCCAAGGACCAGTTAATCAGTGAGCTCAAGTCCACCAAAAAGCGTCTGTTGGTGGAGGTGAAAGACCTGAAGCAGGAGCTGCAAGGGGCTCAGGGTGAGAAGCAGAAGGCAGAGCTTGAGCAGGCTCGGTTGCAGAAGGAAGTGGCAAGAGTCCAGGAGCAAATGAATAACATGGAAGCCCATTTGCAAGCCATTCAGACAGAAAGGGACCAGCTAGAAACCCAGATTCAG TCTCTGCAGTTCGATCAGAACCAGCTGGCGGCCGTGACTCAAGAGAATGAGGGCCTGAGGAAGCAGGTGGAGCAAATGGAAGGAGAAGCCAAGAA GGCGATCTCAGAGCAGAAGGTGCGCATGAAGAGGCTGGGAACAGACTTGACCAGTGCTCAGAAGGAGATGAAAGCTAAACACAAGGCCTACGAAAATGCTGTGGGCATTTTGAGCAGAAGGCTCCAAGAGGCTCTGACTGACAAGGAGACAGCAGAAGCAGAGTTAGTCAAACTCAAGGCCCAGGTGTCAGATGGAGGAAACAGCCAAGTCTTACAG GAGAAGATTGAGGCTTTACAGGCTGAGCTGCAAGCCGTTACAAACAGCAAGACAATGTTAGAAAAGGAGCTGCAAGAAGTGATCACTCTCACTTCCACAGAGCTGGAGGAATATCAGGAGAAGGTTCTGGAGCTCGAGGATGAG cttCAAGAGTCTCGCTGCTTCAAGAAACGGATCAGGAAGTTAGAAGATGCCAACAAAAAGTTGGCACTTGAGTTGGAACACGAAAAAGGGAAACTGACTGGATTAGCACAGTCCCATAATGCATTGCGAGAACATGCTAATATTTTGGAATCTGCCTTGGCAAAAAGGGAGGCAGATCTTGTTCAGCTCAACTTGCAG GTTCAAGCTGTTCTGAAGcgtaaagaggaggaggaccaACAAATGAAACAGATGGTGCAAACTTTACAGCTCGctttggagaaagaaaaaaacaaagtcaaggACTTGAAAGAGCAG gtggcagcagcaaagGCAGAGGCAGCCCACAATAGAAGGCACTACAGGGCAGCCATGCTGGAGCTGTCAGAGATCAAGAAGGACTTGCAGGCCAAAGAGGACCTTGTCAAAGCGCTGCAGAGTGAAGCTCAGAAACTACA AGCTCAGGATGACCAGCACACTCAGGATGTTTCCAGGTTTCAAGAGGAGCTTGCTGAAGCTAATGCTCAGCTTCAGATCCTCCAGAAGCAACTCGATGAGGAGCTAGCTAAGCAGCCCCTCACCAACCAAGAG GTTGAAGACCTGAAATGGGAGGTGGAGCAGAGGCAGAGGGAGATTGAAGCtcagaagcagcagctggagatgatggaaCAATGCCACCACAGGGAGCTTGATAATTTACAGACAGCTCTGCAG AACATCAAGGTGGAGCTGGAGTCTGTGCAGGAGGAGCTGACCAGCACCAGGAAGGACAAATTTATGCTACAAGCCAAAGTGGGTGAACTGAGAAACAGCATGAAGACAGTCCTGCTGCAAAACCAGCAACTCAAACAAGATCTCAAACAGAGTCGCCTTAAAAAG cagcgcaTGGAGTTAAAGAGCGATGGGAACCCATCCAATCCAATGACGCCTGTTAAGATCCCAGACTGTCCAGTGCCTGCCTCTCTGCTGGATGAGTTATTGAAACCGTCAACGTCTGTCAATAAGGAACCTCTCAACAACCTGCACAACTGTCTGCGGCAGCTTAA GGAGGAGATGGACAGCCTCCAGAAACAGATGGAAGAACACACAGTAACAGTACATGAGTCAATGAGCTCATGGGCAAACGCAGAGGAGGGACTGGCTCAACTGGGGCTTCAAAACAACAACTCCAGATCGTCAACAGTGGTAAACAACATGGTGGAAAACAATAATGAAGCAGACCAGCAGCAATCATAA